Proteins from one Telopea speciosissima isolate NSW1024214 ecotype Mountain lineage chromosome 1, Tspe_v1, whole genome shotgun sequence genomic window:
- the LOC122640391 gene encoding scarecrow-like protein 1 isoform X2: MSLVKPADPSSTSYGKSQLYMLKGSSDSTRLSSQALSSDKQKFKYGPESYCCENYNQQYFSESPGEDFLASQDEFRHPSSTDVSRSMFSPQAIGHPDGYQSQSSSEYYGQSPENIVLDYDDDDDEDITFKLKELERELLNDNDDDERFVLDHSMDIDGEWAGPIKDLLLPNSPKESSSSDSNLSSISSNKETSPLNHVSSPNSSRTPTAKQLLFECAAAISEGNMEEALALIAELRQMVSIQGDPAQRIAAYMVEGLAARMAASGKFLYKALKCKEPPTLDRLAAMQILFEICPCFKFGFMAANGAIAEAFKDEERVHIIDFDINQGSQYITLIQAFAARPGKLPNVRITGVDDPESVQRTVGGLNIIGQRLEKFAEAFGVPFKFRAVPAKTEDVTPAMLDCRPSEALVVNFAFQLHHMPDESVSTLNQRDQLLRMVKSLNPKLVTVVEQDVNTNTAPFFPRFVEAYNYYSAVFESLDATLPRESPDRINVERQCLARDIVNIVACEGEERIERYEVAGKWRARMMMAGFQSYPLSAYVNEAIRKLLKQYCDRYKIKEEGGALHFGWEEKILVVSSAWK, translated from the exons ATGTCCTTAGTTAAGCCTGCAGATCCATCTTCCACTTCATATGGCAAATCCCAACTCTACATGCTTAAAGGCAGCAGTGACAGCACCCGATTATCTTCTCAAGCCTTGAGTTCAGATAAACAAAAGTTCAAGTATGGACCTGAATCTTACTGTTGTGAGAACTACAACCAGCAGTACTTCTCTGAATCCCCTGGTGAAGATTTTCTTGCTTCACAGGATGAGTTTCGTCATCCATCGAGCACTGATGTTTCAAGAAGCATGTTTTCTCCACAAG CCATTGGACACCCTGATGGCTATCAATCTCAATCGTCATCCGAATACTACGGACAGAGCCCTGAAAATATAGTATTAGactatgatgatgatgatgatgaagatatcACATTTAAACTTAAGGAACTGGAGAGGGAGCTCCTTAATGACAACGATGACGATGAACGATTTGTTCTGGACCATAGCATGGACATTGATGGTGAATGGGCTGGCCCCATCAAGGATCTACTACTGCCCAACTCACCAAAGGAATCATCATCCTCAGACTCTAATCTTAGTAGCATCAGTAGCAACAAAGAGACATCCCCATTGAATCATGTCTCAAGCCCAAACTCATCTAGAACCCCAACTGCTAAGCAGTTGCTTTTTGAATGTGCTGCTGCAATTTCAGAAGGCAACATGGAAGAAGCATTAGCCCTTATTGCTGAGCTGAGACAGATGGTTTCCATCCAAGGAGATCCTGCACAGAGGATAGCAGCCTACATGGTTGAAGGCCTTGCAGCCCGCATGGCTGCATCTGGCAAATTCCTATACAAGGCTCTGAAATGCAAGGAGCCACCCACTTTGGACCGTCTTGCAGCAATGCAGATCCTCTTTGAAATTTGCCCATGTTTCAAGTTTGGGTTCATGGCTGCCAATGGTGCAATAGCAGAGGCATTCAAAGATGAAGAAAGAGTCCATATTATAGACTTTGACATAAACCAGGGGAGCCAGTACATCACGCTGATACAAGCTTTTGCAGCTCGGCCAGGTAAGCTGCCCAATGTAAGGATAACTGGAGTGGATGACCCAGAGTCAGTGCAACGTACAGTCGGTGGCCTAAACATTATTGGTCAGCGACTCGAGAAGTTTGCTGAGGCATTTGGGGTGCCATTTAAGTTCCGAGCTGTACCAGCCAAGACTGAAGATGTCACCCCAGCAATGCTGGACTGCAGACCCAGTGAAGCACTTGTTGTCAACTTTGCCTTCCAGCTCCACCACATGCCTGATGAGAGTGTCTCAACATTAAACCAGAGGGACCAGCTCCTACGCatggtgaagagcttgaatcCAAAACTAGTGACAGTGGTCGAGCAAGATGTTAACACCAACACTGCCCCATTTTTCCCAAGGTTTGTTGAGGCCTACAATTATTATTCAGCTGTGTTTGAATCACTCGATGCAACACTACCGAGGGAGAGTCCAGACAGGATAAATGTGGAAAGGCAGTGCCTTGCACGAGACATTGTCAATATCGTGGCATGTGAAGGTGAAGAAAGGATAGAGAGGTATGAGGTCGCAGGGAAATGGAGGGCAAGGATGATGATGGCTGGATTCCAGTCGTATCCACTGAGTGCATATGTGAACGAGGCCATCCGAAAACTTCTGAAGCAATACTGTGACAGGTATAAGATTAAGGAGGAGGGCGGTGCCCTCCACTTTGGATGGGAGGAGAAAATACTGGTA
- the LOC122640391 gene encoding scarecrow-like protein 1 isoform X1: MSLVKPADPSSTSYGKSQLYMLKGSSDSTRLSSQALSSDKQKFKYGPESYCCENYNQQYFSESPGEDFLASQDEFRHPSSTDVSRSMFSPQGVSSYQLMTGSGSATVQNSFDSFAAIGHPDGYQSQSSSEYYGQSPENIVLDYDDDDDEDITFKLKELERELLNDNDDDERFVLDHSMDIDGEWAGPIKDLLLPNSPKESSSSDSNLSSISSNKETSPLNHVSSPNSSRTPTAKQLLFECAAAISEGNMEEALALIAELRQMVSIQGDPAQRIAAYMVEGLAARMAASGKFLYKALKCKEPPTLDRLAAMQILFEICPCFKFGFMAANGAIAEAFKDEERVHIIDFDINQGSQYITLIQAFAARPGKLPNVRITGVDDPESVQRTVGGLNIIGQRLEKFAEAFGVPFKFRAVPAKTEDVTPAMLDCRPSEALVVNFAFQLHHMPDESVSTLNQRDQLLRMVKSLNPKLVTVVEQDVNTNTAPFFPRFVEAYNYYSAVFESLDATLPRESPDRINVERQCLARDIVNIVACEGEERIERYEVAGKWRARMMMAGFQSYPLSAYVNEAIRKLLKQYCDRYKIKEEGGALHFGWEEKILVVSSAWK; encoded by the coding sequence ATGTCCTTAGTTAAGCCTGCAGATCCATCTTCCACTTCATATGGCAAATCCCAACTCTACATGCTTAAAGGCAGCAGTGACAGCACCCGATTATCTTCTCAAGCCTTGAGTTCAGATAAACAAAAGTTCAAGTATGGACCTGAATCTTACTGTTGTGAGAACTACAACCAGCAGTACTTCTCTGAATCCCCTGGTGAAGATTTTCTTGCTTCACAGGATGAGTTTCGTCATCCATCGAGCACTGATGTTTCAAGAAGCATGTTTTCTCCACAAGGTGTATCATCCTATCAGCTAATGACTGGCTCAGGTTCTGCTACTGTACAGAACTCATTTGACTCTTTTGCAGCCATTGGACACCCTGATGGCTATCAATCTCAATCGTCATCCGAATACTACGGACAGAGCCCTGAAAATATAGTATTAGactatgatgatgatgatgatgaagatatcACATTTAAACTTAAGGAACTGGAGAGGGAGCTCCTTAATGACAACGATGACGATGAACGATTTGTTCTGGACCATAGCATGGACATTGATGGTGAATGGGCTGGCCCCATCAAGGATCTACTACTGCCCAACTCACCAAAGGAATCATCATCCTCAGACTCTAATCTTAGTAGCATCAGTAGCAACAAAGAGACATCCCCATTGAATCATGTCTCAAGCCCAAACTCATCTAGAACCCCAACTGCTAAGCAGTTGCTTTTTGAATGTGCTGCTGCAATTTCAGAAGGCAACATGGAAGAAGCATTAGCCCTTATTGCTGAGCTGAGACAGATGGTTTCCATCCAAGGAGATCCTGCACAGAGGATAGCAGCCTACATGGTTGAAGGCCTTGCAGCCCGCATGGCTGCATCTGGCAAATTCCTATACAAGGCTCTGAAATGCAAGGAGCCACCCACTTTGGACCGTCTTGCAGCAATGCAGATCCTCTTTGAAATTTGCCCATGTTTCAAGTTTGGGTTCATGGCTGCCAATGGTGCAATAGCAGAGGCATTCAAAGATGAAGAAAGAGTCCATATTATAGACTTTGACATAAACCAGGGGAGCCAGTACATCACGCTGATACAAGCTTTTGCAGCTCGGCCAGGTAAGCTGCCCAATGTAAGGATAACTGGAGTGGATGACCCAGAGTCAGTGCAACGTACAGTCGGTGGCCTAAACATTATTGGTCAGCGACTCGAGAAGTTTGCTGAGGCATTTGGGGTGCCATTTAAGTTCCGAGCTGTACCAGCCAAGACTGAAGATGTCACCCCAGCAATGCTGGACTGCAGACCCAGTGAAGCACTTGTTGTCAACTTTGCCTTCCAGCTCCACCACATGCCTGATGAGAGTGTCTCAACATTAAACCAGAGGGACCAGCTCCTACGCatggtgaagagcttgaatcCAAAACTAGTGACAGTGGTCGAGCAAGATGTTAACACCAACACTGCCCCATTTTTCCCAAGGTTTGTTGAGGCCTACAATTATTATTCAGCTGTGTTTGAATCACTCGATGCAACACTACCGAGGGAGAGTCCAGACAGGATAAATGTGGAAAGGCAGTGCCTTGCACGAGACATTGTCAATATCGTGGCATGTGAAGGTGAAGAAAGGATAGAGAGGTATGAGGTCGCAGGGAAATGGAGGGCAAGGATGATGATGGCTGGATTCCAGTCGTATCCACTGAGTGCATATGTGAACGAGGCCATCCGAAAACTTCTGAAGCAATACTGTGACAGGTATAAGATTAAGGAGGAGGGCGGTGCCCTCCACTTTGGATGGGAGGAGAAAATACTGGTA